A stretch of DNA from Desulfosarcina ovata subsp. ovata:
CGACGATCCATCACTTGCCTATACGTACCAGGTGAGAAGCGTGGCTCCGAACATCCTGCTGCTGGGCAATATCGGCGCTGCTCAGCTGGCCGGCCGGCATGGGAAGGCGATCGCCGGTCTGATTCGAGAAATCGATGCCGACGGGATTGCCGTTCACCTCAATGCCGCCCAGGAGTTATGCCAGCCCGAAGGGGACAAGGACTGGCGCAATATGATTGTTCACATCAAAGAGGTCTGCACCGCCGTAAACGGTCCAATCATCGCCAAGGAGACGGGTTGCGGCATCGCCGGCGGAATCGCGGCGACACTGGAATCCCTCGGAATCGATGCATTGGATATCGCCGGTGCCGGGGGGACTTCCTTTACCCGGGTTGAACATCACCGCGGCGCCAGCCTGGCCAAAGCCTTTTTCGAGTGGGGCATCCCGACGGCCGCGTCGTTAAAGCAGTGCCGGTGCGCGATACAAATTCCCATCATCGCCTCCGGGGGAATCCGGTCCGGCGTGGACGCTGCCAAAGCTCTCGCCATGGGCGCTTCGATCGTAGGATTTGCTCTGCCCCTGCTGATACCGGCCATGCAATCCTATCAGGCCGTTATCGACAAACTGACGCAATTTGCAAGCGAGTTGAAAATGGCCATGCTTCTGGCGGGGGCAGCGACGATTCAGGGGCTTTCCGCAACCCGGGTTGTCGAGCGGGCATGCTGTTATGGGCCGTTGATGCATCGGCCAACCGTTTCATAACATCACCATACGGAATCCATAAAATTTGTTGTTTTGGCAATGATGGCAGGATGCAACACTTCGTTGCATCCTGATCGCTTTAAACGGCCCTCTTTTTGACAGCCACATCAACCCCAATACGGTACAGCGTTATGCTGCTTGACCCAAAAACGATTGCCTGCATGATATTTGATCTGGACGGAACCCTGATCGACTCCATCCCGCCTTATTTCCGCCTGCTGGAAGGCATTTTTGACACCCTGGGTTTGCCGCAACCCGCGCTTGCCTTGAAAAAGGAGTTTATTACTACCGGGCCGGCGGTGTTTGAAAAAATGATTCCTCCGGAAATGGTTGCTGACCGGGACGCGATGATCCGCCAGTGCCTGGACGTGGGGCGGCGGATATCCCGCGATATGTTCCGTGACACGGTCGATGGGTTTCCTGATGTCAAGCGTTTGTTTGATCTGCTGGTTCGTCATGACATCCGCATCGGAATTGTCACCACGACCGAAAGAGAGTTTATCGAAAGAAAACTCCTGCCCTTGAAAAGAATCGGTGTTGCCGCGGCCGTCGATGCCATTGTTGCCATTGAAGATGCGCCCCGGCGCAAGCCGGCCCCGGATCCCTTGCTCGTTTGTGCGCGGCAGCTTTCCGTCAACCCCGAGCATTGTGTCTATGTCGGCGATTCTTATGTGGACATCCGCGCCGGCTGCAGCGCGGGGATGAAAACCATCGCCGTTCTCAGTGGCCTGGATGATTTCGATACGCTTGACAGAGAAAGGCCGACAGTAATCGTTCAGAACATCGCCGCCATATGGCGCACTTTGGATGAGTATTTCTCTTGTCCGAATAACCATGAGAAAAGCGGGGAATACCTCTACCATGCATAAAAAAACGAAAATTAACGAGACCATGACCATATCGGGACGTATCCAAAGCGGGGTCGGCAAAGGCTCCTTTTTCACATCGCTGGATTGGGTCGTTCAACAGTGTGAAGACAAACTGGGCTATGCACCGTTTCCAGGTACCCTCAACATACGGGTACGCGATGAAGACGTTCCCAAACTGCAGCACTTTTTGGCGAAAACGGACGCCGAACTCGTCCCTGAAGATCGTTCGTTTTGTGCCGCGCCGGTTAAGAAAGTGATGATCAAAGGCGTTCCGGCGGCGGTGGTCCTGCCGACCGAGGATGTCCGCATTCATGAAGATCGGATTCTCGAAATCATTTCACCGCACAGTTTCAAGCAATCTTTTGGCCTTCACGATGGCGACCAGATCAGTATCATCGGCAAAACCACAATTATAAAAAAGTGACGAAATCATGACCGTAAAAATTTACAATGAGATTTACGAATTTGCCGCATCCGCGGGTGCCCTGGAAGGCTACGTCTTCTTAAAAAAGGATCTGCAGGCGGATCATCTCGACAATTGGATTCGGAATCTTGAGAATCAATATCGACTGCTTCCAGAGGAAGTCAGGCAATGTGTCCAGACATCCGTGGACCGGACATTGGGAAGGGCATGGCAATCGATTGCTGCGGTTCTTGGAGAGACGCACAGGCACGTACGGTCCCTGAAATCAATGACAGCGGGCAATCCGCCTGACTCTCCACAGGATTTTGAGAAAGAGAAAAAAGAGAAAGCAGAAAAGTATTGCACCGGTTGATCCTTTATTCTCTGTGTTC
This window harbors:
- the fni gene encoding type 2 isopentenyl-diphosphate Delta-isomerase, with the protein product MRHDMFAPRADPVATGSTGQRKWEHLRICTQNDVTFEKSSGFECYDLEHQALPERCLEEIDTSTTFLGKKFNLPFFIEAMTGGCPGTETINQNLARAAEEMGIGMGVGSQRAMLDDPSLAYTYQVRSVAPNILLLGNIGAAQLAGRHGKAIAGLIREIDADGIAVHLNAAQELCQPEGDKDWRNMIVHIKEVCTAVNGPIIAKETGCGIAGGIAATLESLGIDALDIAGAGGTSFTRVEHHRGASLAKAFFEWGIPTAASLKQCRCAIQIPIIASGGIRSGVDAAKALAMGASIVGFALPLLIPAMQSYQAVIDKLTQFASELKMAMLLAGAATIQGLSATRVVERACCYGPLMHRPTVS
- a CDS encoding DUF120 domain-containing protein, producing the protein MHKKTKINETMTISGRIQSGVGKGSFFTSLDWVVQQCEDKLGYAPFPGTLNIRVRDEDVPKLQHFLAKTDAELVPEDRSFCAAPVKKVMIKGVPAAVVLPTEDVRIHEDRILEIISPHSFKQSFGLHDGDQISIIGKTTIIKK
- a CDS encoding HAD family hydrolase, producing MLLDPKTIACMIFDLDGTLIDSIPPYFRLLEGIFDTLGLPQPALALKKEFITTGPAVFEKMIPPEMVADRDAMIRQCLDVGRRISRDMFRDTVDGFPDVKRLFDLLVRHDIRIGIVTTTEREFIERKLLPLKRIGVAAAVDAIVAIEDAPRRKPAPDPLLVCARQLSVNPEHCVYVGDSYVDIRAGCSAGMKTIAVLSGLDDFDTLDRERPTVIVQNIAAIWRTLDEYFSCPNNHEKSGEYLYHA